ttcagatggggagactgagtaTCAGAAAAGTTAAGTGAAGACCACCCAGCTAGCAAGTATCTGAAACATTTCCATGTAAAGCACACAATCCAGAGAGATGTACAGATGGGGAAGTGAATATGAGTGACTGCCTTGGCAGATTTCATCATTTCTGCTTTAAATGACCTTTGGATAACGTAACTTTATGGgacacattataattattatttataccAACAATATAAATTTAAGTTTATCCACACTACACTTTCAAAGTAAAGATAAAGTCTGGATGTTTCTAGATCAATactgcattttcttatttacaaaTGTAGCAAGAGAGGAAGCATAAAGGATGAAAAGCTGCCTGTTCTGGTGGTATTGTTCACAATTGACTGTTCTAACCAATTGCTggggtctttctttttcttccttccttccttccccctttccattccattccattcctttccttctttcttttttcagttttattgagatataactgagatacagcactgtatacatttaaggtatatagcataatgatttgacttacatacatcatgaagtgattatcacagtaaATTTAGTTTAAACATCTGTCATATTCCTATTGCAAGACCCTATGTTAAGTGCTGTATTGATATTATTTTAACGCACACAATAGATCTGCGAGGTAGACATTATTACCTCTATtatacagattaggaaacagaattagagagACTGAGAATGTCCTTGATGTGTAAATGTGATTGACCATACTTTAATTATAGGAATGGGTCTTGGACTTCTATTTGAACTTTTACTAAATGGTATCTGTCTTGAGTGACCTAAgctaatttttcaaaattgcGAACAAACAGAAAGATCACTTCATtagtttccttcttgtttttgTCCCCTTTGTAGCCTGACACCACTTGATGTCCCATATTGGGGCAGGTTGTCCACTTGGGTTCTTCCTAAGACCCTGAAGTCCAATCATTAACATTCTCATTGATGGGAGGAAGACTGAGCATCCCTGGTGCCTCCTCCCAGTTGGGAAATACTGAAAAACAGAGCTAAAGATAAGAAAGAACTGAGCAAAATATAGGAAAGAACTAAGACGCTATTTAAATAGgcagtgtgttttcttttccttgaaagcctttattttaaaaaatttcagtcaCCTTTGAAGTCTTCTAGCCCTGCTATGATTTAGTACATGTTTAGTATATGATTGACACGTGTACCAGTATTAGGGAAGTACAGAAGATACAATGACACAATAATATTAACCACTAAATTAAAAAGACGGTACATTctgggtcttgttttttgtttttgttttttcttttttgtttgacaCATCGTTTTTCTCTCTGATAACAACAGCTAGTTTAGGAAGCAAGGTCTCAGCGGGCCTCACAACTGGAGGCGTGGCCGTGTTCACTGGGCAACCCACAGAGGTGGTGAAGGTCAGACTGCAAGCACAGAGCCATCTCCATGGTCCCAAACCTCGCTACACTGGAACCTACAATGCTTACAGAATTATAGCCACTACAGAAGGCTTGACGGGGCTGTGGAAAGGTAACTCACTTCAAGATGCATTTTACCATCTTCAGACACGTGTATCCAACTGGCACCTTATCATATAATGGAGCCATTAagcactttcttttcttccagggACCACTCCCAATCTGACAAGAAATGTTATCATCAATTGTACAGAGCTAGTGACGTATGACCTGATGAAGGCGGCCCTTGTGAAAAACAAACTATTAgcaggtaacttttttttttacacagcaAGTCAGCACATTTACAGTTTCATCTTGGAGTTTCTCCAGCCATATTATACTGAATCCCTTAATTgtaatagttttctttcttaaaaaattaagtactttTGAACAATACAGTATAACTAAAACCCTAAGTTTTAGAAGTTTTGCTGCAACAGTTTTTGGTTTTGCAACAAAACCAAGAGGCAACTGTATTCTTACATCAGCATTATTCTCATTTAATACTAATAGATGAGATTTCTGTTAGCATCTTATGCTTTATAAAGCAGAATTCAGGAAGTGAGTCCACCCTACACTAAGTCCAGATGAGCTAGTTACATAAGGAGCTCCTCAGTGGTTTCGGCAAAAAAACAGTACCATTGAATAGGTTCCTAAAGTTTTTATTCTAACAGGTTCTGTAGACATTGAAATTCTCCTTGGACAATGACTTTAATTCAGTAAAAAAGTATTCGATGTCTATGTATCGAGCATTATGTCATGCCCTAAGGACACAGGGAAAAGTGACAGGTTATTTTCCTAAAGCACTTACAATGTAAGGTACTTATACTTAACCTTCCTTATTGTATTTATTGATAAGACATCTGTGTTGATCTCCTGTTTACAACAGGAGGTTTACAAAGGTTTACAAAGATCTGATAACTGAAAATGAGAAGCTCCTCCCAAAGTCTGGTGTTGACCTGTTTCATTGGTCCGTTTCAGATGACGTGCCCTGCCACTTTGTGTCCGCTGTTATCGCTGGATTTTGCACAACCGTTCTGTCCTCTCCAGTGGATGTGGTGAAAACCAGGTTTGTTAACTCTCCACCAAGTGTGCCCAACTGCGCAATGACGATGCTCACTAAGGAAGGACCATCGGCTTTCTTCAAAGGGTAGGTCTTCCGCATCTGTAATGCTGTGGTCAGGGTATCTGTGTGCTGCGGGGTGCTGTCTCGTCTAAACAATTGACAATTAGCTGACCAGCCTTAGTATGTGCAGTACACTTAGTGTCTACTTTTCCTCGCCATAAATTTCTCCAATCCACCAATTCCACTGTGCCAGAAAATTTAAAGCTGTGATATTAAAATTCTCCCAGGCTTTGAAGAGGCTCTTTCAAAGCCAGTGACTTCCTCCTTGGTCTTCACCTATCGGAAATGTAGACAGTATTCTGCCTTCCCTGGGCAGAAGtataaaatggaaggaaagcaTAATAGAAGGCTATGAGAAAACAAGATTTGattttcactattttaatttaataggCCCTGTTTTTTAGATTGTATTCAagcaaaactagagaaaaatcatTGTTATTGATCTAGAAAAGCTATGTAGAAAACGATGTAGTTTGGTGATTACACTTACCTAGAAACTACTATCACATAATGGATCATATTTTTCCATAAagcaatattatattaatattataatcaCCTTCTTAAGAAAATATAGTATGAACTAATTTATGGGTATACTCCACAAGGATTACATGTGGTAAAATAACAGAATTCTATGAACTTAAAAAATTGTAAGGCAATGCCTCAAACCTTATAAGCATAAATGCATGGCACACATTATACAAGAGCTGCTAATTCACCATTTACGACACATTAACACAAATGGAATATATtgtaaaattaactgaaaatagatGTATCAGTTATCAATCAGTAGCCATTtaacaataattttatttttttcaaatttaaaaacttctggGGGGATACATGCTACAAGGGTGTACTCTGAAAATGTTATACTAAACAAAATGAGCCAGATACAGAAGGACAAACATTGTTTGAGTCTACATATATGAGgtaaaattcatagaaacaggaaGCGCAGCAGTGGGTACCAGGGGATGAGGGGTGGAGGAGCAGGGAGTTGTTTTTTAATGTGTGCAGAGATTCCGTTTGGGATGACCAAAGGTTCTGGAGATGGAGAGTGATGATGACTGCTCACAATGAGAACATACTGAATGTGACTggattatacacttaaaatggctaaaatgataaattgatgctatgtatattttaccacagttaaaacacacacaacacacacacatccaggaGTCAGGAGAAATGTTAAGAGAGCTGCCAAAATCTTTGGGGCTGATTTTTATGGGCCAGATTTCTAAAATATCTATACAAGGCAGACTGAACTGATGACATTTTTCTTCTGGAATATTTCATTGCTGTGAACAGGAATTCGAAATCAATCATTAGGCCTGCGCAGTTGGgcagaattcttaaaaataataagagcaacaacaacaacaaaacgcAGTTAGATCCTGAGAATCTTAGGACAAGAATCGCCAAGATCTAGACTTGGCATTAATTTCTTGACTCCAGAAAATGGTCCTACGTACTCATCACTTTGCTTTCTCCTCTTACTTTCTCTTCTAAAGTTTCCTACTTCCCCTTCAGAAAGCAAAGCAAgacacaaaatttccttttctctcaaaaaaggagaaaagatcacGAAAAAGGAGACAAGCTCTGGTTTGGTGGGACTGTTTGTACTGATGTGATCACCTGGGTATGGTTCTGATGCAGGATAGGGCATCTAGATGAAACTTCATGTTAGGCAGAGGAGGGAAAGATGAAGAATAGGTACTTCTGAGCATTTGCACTGGAGAAGAGTGGCGAAAGGAGACGCATGAACTGCCGGTACTGTAATAGCTCTGAGAACTTCATGCAAACTAACGGAATGCTGACATGTACTTTTCCAGATTTGTACCTTCCTTCTGGCGACTCGGATCCTGGAACGTCATTATGTTTGTGTGCTTTGAACAGCTGAAACGAGAACTGATGAAGTCAAGGCAGACCGTGGACTGTGCCACATAATCATCTTCAGTGAAGGGATGTAACAGACCAGTGGGCATCTTTGCTAACTGcataactttaaaaagcaaacaaacctatTGACTTTATTTCACCCTAAAAAGATCAGGGAATTCTGGTAGAGTGTTTtggactatttttctttttttcaaaggaaaactaatacctatttcttttgacttttattctgtgttttaaGGAAGGGAAAGCATACACACTGGCAAATGTAGTATCTAGATAAGTTACTGCTAGTGATTGACCATTTTTATGGGAGGGATTTTATAATTGAATATgaagaactttaaaatgttttaattattaatgcaaactgatggaaaagaaaaactgagtgagATGCActttataaatacttaaaaatgaagTTACCAAAGAAAATATTACTGTCTCCTTTTTAGTAACCCAGTTGTCAGTTAATACATTCAATAAAGTATTGCTAATACCTTTTAGTTTGTCGTTTTGGGTCTATAGTGAATGTAAGAGTTGAAGTTCACCGAGATTATAAAATTGCCCAAACAGCAAGGGAAGGTCTTTAGAATCAATAGGCATAAACTTACTTTAAACGTTATTAAgtacagatttttaatttttagagtctATTTTATGGCATCTAAGACAACCTCTCATCGAAGACACCATATTCATTTGGGCATTGTTGTTATTAGAGTCATTGTATCTGTCCTCgaatcacagaattttagagctaGAAGGTACCTTTGGTTAGAGGAACAGCCTGAGATGAAAATGAATGTTCACGGCATCTTTCAAGCAAAGCCAGTTGTTACAGTGTTAACCGTGAACGTATCTTGCAGCAGACATTGTGTGCTGCAGGTATCACTTTGCTCAGACCACTTTAGTGCCCGCTGGCTTGACTTCTTGTCAACATGTCAGCACCTGTATTTTTTTAGGGTCTTCTGGCCACTGGAgacatccctgcccacctgtgcATGGGGCACTAGAAGAGCAGGGCAAGTAACACACCCCTgggagcagcccttgaccagtAACTGTGGGAGTTGGTGTGAGTATCTCAGGCCCCTTGCTGTCAGGTGGAATTCCTCTGAGGGGTCGAAATCCAGTGGCAGAGTGGTATTTTGCCTACCTCAGACACTGCTCAGGGATGACTTCAAGTCCCTCGTTCAGTTCCATACTCTCTCACCAGGGTTTCCTGGGGTCACCTCCCAAATGAATTACAATCCTTGTTTTGATGGCTGACGCTGGGAGAATCTAAACTAAGGCCAACCACAGCCTTAGAGTAGCATGTTTCAAGAACAAGGAAGGaaacataaaatttcatttctttgctgGGATCCTGGTCTGGCCATGGGCAGTAGTGACAAGTTGTTCCTCCTTGACCAAATTTTAGTCAGGAGCCTCAGTGTTTATCAATACTGTTAAGTCTTTTCAAACAACATTTTATTCTTGTtgatcctttatttttattgtgtttatgttttcttttttatgcatCTAAGCTGTTGTTTTTAACATtcccttctctattttcttcaaGTTTATTTTGTACTTCCCCATCAAACTCCTTGCTTCATCTTTCATTTTAAGCTCTTCTTTATtctaatatacatttaaaattataattagtaCTAACTATAATAAGTACTGCTTTAGCTGTACCCAGCCAATTCCATatgtagtattttttatttagttcaaaattagatacacaaacacacacacactggaatgcTTTGCAGCtgtaaaaaatacagaataaggAAGCTATGtgttaatataaaaatagatctttGATACATTGTAAAGTTCAGAAAAACAAACTGCCGTACTGTATGAATATTCCTATCCTTTCTAAGAATGAGGGAGTAGGGCGgtggtttcttttctgttctcataACCAATTGCTCTTATCCAGTAACATCTTAAATAGGTAATTGGTGGACAGTTAAAGTcacaaaaattttaacaatatctATATTCTGACTTACTCTATAGGAACATGATTAAAGGATCAAATAAGAAAAGTATTATTTCATGAACATAAATGACTTAAATaaaggatggggaagatgggaagagaGCAGAAGTATTAACAGAAAGGCTTATAACAATTTCAACGTGTTTTTATTTGCTCACAACATTCCGAACAAAGTGACATCACATTTCAACTATTGCTTTTACATAAGAAGTTAATTGCTTTATCCAAAGTAGACAAAAAGCTATTTCTTTAAGTTGCCAACCAGCACTCTTTCCCCCAGGGAAAGCTActgcttaaatattttttgaatactgTTGTTTAGCAGAAACATAGACTTGCCCTATAACAGTGATGTAGTAGCTGGGTCTCACCTGCACtacatttgacatttttcttatCCAAAGTTGAagccagggggaaaaaagctcGCTCATGGGTTCTCTCAGATTTTTACCAATTCCattaatcttaattaaaaaaaactgcttgTATGGAGAGGTGCATAAATATGAAAGTGGAAATTAAGCCTCCCCAGAAGTTGGGTGGACTATTTGTCCTGAGAAAGTAGCTGCTGGTCCCCAATCATTAATTCAAGAAGAAGAATAAACATTATTGCCCTCCAAGTCAAACTTCTCTTCTGTGCCAAGACAACATGCAGCCTTTTCTGCTCAAGAAATGAACATTCCACTTTCACACTCATGTAATGCTTCTCCTTTGAGCAAATCTTTGACCAAGTTCTGTTTCACTGAATGCAAAGGGGAGAAATGGTACATAAACAATCATGAACACtggaataaaaatgaagagtacATATATTCTCacatagaaaaatacatacaaatccAAGTAGctcctaaaatagaaaaaaatcaggaagggcatttttaagaaaacaattctgttttccaaattgtaAGTGGTGCTAGCAAGACACTGAGTTTTCTATCTAACTCTATCACCACATTTATATACAAAGAGGGGTTGGTCTAGGTTCACTGATATCCCCTGATTTCTCTCGTTTCTTTAAAGATTGTCTTTCAGAACGTATTTGAACTACAGCCACTGTAATTATATTCTTAGACTATTTTTGTCACTGGTAGACTCTTTAGTCTGGCACATACAAAAATTCATTTCAACACTGATGCACTTTTTTGATGCTAAAACAATTTTCCTGCTACTTCAAGTCTATCACTACTTtggtattttattaattattatagaaaCAGGTTAAGATTTTGTTTATGGATTTTTAGACTACCTAAAATTCTAACATACGTATGTTGAAAGCAAGGAAAAGTAGGAAGGCAGACACAATtaccacatttttcttttcatgtacatCACTATCACATAAAAGTCAGAAGGCTCATGTTACATTCTAATTTACAACTGGTGACACTTGGCTTCCAGACTATCAAACCTTAGAATCTGTTGGTGGCTTTTACTACCAATTTACTACAGAACTATTTGAAATGGTTACtaattattttaagcaaaaaCAGAACAATATCTATTTATACAAAGAGGTGGACTTAGAAGACATATTATTGAGCAAAATTtctaatgacatttaaaaaacattactaaaaagttttatttttccatagaaGGGGAAAACTTAATTGAAAAGTTTCCTCTTCCCTACTTGAAACATTCTTTTATTAAGGACACTGACAAGGTTTAAATCAGTTCAATACCTCATCTGTTAAAAGATTAAAACATAAAAGATAagtattttctaaacaaaaattagAAGACTAACAAAACTGCTTTCCATGTAATAGTAAACATTTGGATAAAATGAACTTTAATGGTTAGTACCTGATCCTTATTTCACAGAACTCTAGCTGGATGATAAAacatagaaaacatttaaagaaactaAGTTAAGATAACTCACAAGGTTGAGAAGTCTCCTacaaaaaaacagttttaaaattcctataATACTGAAAAGCTAAACTACCACTATTGTAATAAAATGAGcccaattttaaagttttatcttgTTGAGAAAGTAAGAATTTTAATGCATGCACTTTTAATATATGTGCTCAACAACACTGCATCTATTATTTTCCAGTAggatattttttttaaccactcttCTCCTTGGCAGGTTTGAAGAGAGAGGTTTATCGATGACATGAACAAATACTTGAAAGTCTCAGGTCTTGCTTTGTCACATAAAAGACAGTCCTTTAACACTTGATATATACCACCTTAAAGGTGTGCTAACTGTGATGTTTTAGATTAAATTACGTGTTTAATAGGCTGGTTTCTGCAGGATTTAAGGAGAATTAAGTAATCAGATGAACCTATCtttaaactcttttagttttgctATGAGTACAAATGTCTAAAGcacacaaagaagaactcattCCCATTAGAATCTCATCACTATATAACCCTTGACAGCACTTGCTGCTCTCCTGAGGTTTGGGGGGAATAAAGCTATACAAAATGCACAGTCATCATCCTCAGGCTACTGTGGAATCCCACAGACTGTTAACTCAAAGGATACCCACAAAGTCCACTCATCATTACCTAGAAACCCAGTGGAGtcaaagcaaagaaaagcaagaCTTAACAGCAAGTAAAATGAACCAACTGATGTTTAACTGAGATATTTAAAaagctttgttttcctcttgttaaAAATTCCAACACAGCTTTATTGAACTAGCACCTGTCCTTTGAATACAATCAAGATTTTCTTAGCAAATGCATCTCTTTTCATAAACATATAGGGAAGCCTCATTAAAAGGCCCTGACACCAAGCACTAAGGTTCTTTAACTGATAAAAAGCAAATGCTGAAGATGAGAAAATGACTTTAAGCTTTAAAATAACACTGTGATATTTTAAAgtgtggtattaaaaaaaaaaagctaatcatCAATACTGTCATTCTCTGGTTATCTATTACACGAAATTATCAGAGAAACCAAAAAAGAGGCTATAATTCTTTGTCTTCTCTGATATTTCTATATGCTCTTGTTGCTCCTACTAAGGAGACATTACGATGTGTGATTgagatgcaaagaaagaaaaccatgaaCTATTCTATTAacctagaaataaaataagacaaagaaaataaaaaacaatcatTTCCAGACTAAAAAACAAAGTCGTAACAGAGCTTTGAAAAGATACCAACTTCATGGctacaacatataaaaattaaaattgatttttacacattttaatcAACCAATTCTATAAATACCTGATTTGTACTTTTACACTAAATGGGCTAAGTCCCAAGTTCCAAACTGTAGTTCATATGACTCTACAGAGAGGATCTTTGGAAGAATAAGGTACCTTTGGAGGACAGTGTATAAACAAGTGTAAACATACACTGATTGTCCACTAGCTTTCTTAAATagaatttctgaaatatttttgtaggaaattatatataaggagtgtaatTGATCGGATAATTTCTATTACAACATATAAATTCTGTCGTGTGTGCAAAATGTGGTAAAAATAGAAGATGCTACAGATGATTCATATGTTTAAAGTAAGTGATACATTACAATCCAGTAAGAGTCCTTTAATCTTTTCATGAAATTTCTCTCTATACACGTTGAAATACATAATGCTTTCTGGTTTTTCTTCAAACCAAAActtgtcaaattca
The nucleotide sequence above comes from Camelus dromedarius isolate mCamDro1 chromosome 1, mCamDro1.pat, whole genome shotgun sequence. Encoded proteins:
- the UCP1 gene encoding mitochondrial brown fat uncoupling protein 1, which produces MVGLTASDVPPTMAVKIFSAGVAACVADVITFPLDTAKVRLQIQGECQTTRAVRYKVVLGTITTLAKTEGPGKLYSGLPAGLQRQISFASLRIGLCDTVQEFFTTGKETASSLGSKVSAGLTTGGVAVFTGQPTEVVKVRLQAQSHLHGPKPRYTGTYNAYRIIATTEGLTGLWKGTTPNLTRNVIINCTELVTYDLMKAALVKNKLLADDVPCHFVSAVIAGFCTTVLSSPVDVVKTRFVNSPPSVPNCAMTMLTKEGPSAFFKGFVPSFWRLGSWNVIMFVCFEQLKRELMKSRQTVDCAT